The segment AGGAGCGTAAACGCCAAAATTGATAATTTGTTTTTCATATTATTTATCTCCAGCGATTAACGCTTCAGTCCTGGTGCATTCATAGTTCCGCCCTTAGCATTCACAGCCATATACATGGAGACTGCGATGGTATCTTCAGAAATGTAGATAGGCTCTGGGAAGCGTTGTTGACGGTAGCAATCGTTTAAGCGACGTTGCATGGTCCAGAAGGTACCGCTAGATACACGGTATGCCGGCCAGTAACCCCAACCTAAAGCAGCACCCTTCTCAACAGTTAAATTAGGCAGGTCCTGTAAACGAATTCGCTTGCCATTAGACGCGTGGCATGATGCACAGGAGAAATCCATTGGGCCACCTTGGTAAAAGAATGATTCTTTACCCATTTGGTAAGCCTGCTTTTCCTTAGGGTGCTTAGCAACTACATTGATCGGCATTCCCTTAGATTCAGCCACTACATAAGCTACTACAGCCTCAAGATCTTTTCGCTTGCCTTTGCTAAAGCCAGCCTTAATGATCTCGTTTGCATCATATCCCTGCAACTTGCTCATACAGGTAATCAGACGAGACTCCAAATCTTGCACTTGATTTGTATCTTTAAAGTACTTTGGTAACTGTGTATAAGCACCTTTAACTACACCAGGGCCCATACCCAAATCACATTTTTGTAAAGAAACATTCTTAGGCCCCATGGGCTTTTTCCAAATGTCTTCACCAGCTGCCTCATACAAATCAGCAGGGTTACCATCGGCGAGCATTGCACGATATTTTTCAATTTCATCGGTAGGAGCTCCACCAGCTGGAGCAGAAGCAGAAGCCTCATTCTTTGTAGGCGCTGAACAGCCTTGTAGCGCCACAAATATCCCAATAATTACGCCGTATAAGATACGTGTCTTCATGGTAACCCTTTTTTTATAGTTTTATTAATAACGTAATGAATTAAGAAGCAGTTGCTTCATCAGTACGCTTGTCGCCTTTGCTATCGTTCCAAGTAACAACAATCTTGTCACCCTTAGCACCTTTGTACTTAAAGTTCAAAAATGGGTCTTTAGAAACCGCTGGACCGAATTGACCATTAAATACATCTTTACCATTAGCGGTAACTTTAACTGTGCTGATAAACCAAGCTGGAATTACTTTGCCTGAAGCGTCTTTACGCTGACCAGACTCCATGTCATGTTTCATCAAGATTTTTACATCTACAGTACCACCACTCTCAGCAGCTCTAACGCGCATTGGATCAGCCATTTTGTTCCTCTTTTATTCTGTGTTTAATGAAATAATTTTTTGGTTGGATTCGGTATTAACCGCCGCAACCACCTAAAGTAACCTTCACTTCTTTAACGGTCATCAACCATTTGCCATCTGCTTTTACTAAACCGTAAACATTAGATGTCTGACCCATCTTGATGCGGGTAGTTACAAATGAGTCTGTGCCGGCTGGAATAAAGAACTGAGCTGCTAATGAGCTTGGATTCTTTTCAACCAAAATAGCCATTTGCTCAGCCTTAACAGTTGCAGTGATGCCTACAGGCACAACAGCACCATTTTCAGCAATATCAGGAGCGTTCAAAGTCACAGCAGATGACTTGTCAGGGCTACCAGCGCCCAAGATCTTGAATACATCATCGATGCCCTTGCCTTCAAAAGCGGCTTTATCCCACTCTTGTGCTTGTGCCACGCTGATGAGGCCTGCAGAGGCCATCAAACCAAATACTGCTGAGTACTTCATTAGACTACGACGCTGCTCATTCATAAGAAACTCCTTTTTTAATCTTTGCTTATGTGAATTTATTACCTATTTTGCATTATTACATTCAGGTTACTACCTAATTTAGCAATTATTTACCACCTGAAAGCATCCAAACTACTAAAGTCTTGCGATCTTCATCAGACAATTGGGCTTGTGGCGGCATCGGAATAGAACCCCAAACACCTGCACCACCCGCTTTTACCTTCGCCATCAGTTGCTCAACTGCACCCTTCTGACCCTCGTATTTCTTAGAGATATCAGCAATTGATGGGCCAACAAGCTTGGCATTAGGCGCATGACATGCAGCACAATTCTCGCTTTGGAAGAGCGCTGCAGGCCCCTTCTTGGCTGAGGATTGGGTATCAGCAGCATGCTTTAGGCCTTCACCTGTAGGGCCAGGCAACTTAGCCAAAGGTGGCTTGGTTGTATCAGCACCGCGATATGGGCCATACATGCGGTTTTGATCGGCAATGTTGTCATGTGCATTACGAGCAAAGTCAGGCAATGTTGAGCCGATTTGAACGAATTGAACACAATTTTTCATGCAAGAGCTGCCATTGACATCAGGTTTACCAGTGACGTTCCAAAAACCATGCTTTGTAGTCATACCATTGCGATTTGGCATCTTTACTTCCGCAATATTGGTATTACTCAATACAAAATTATCCGGAACAATTTCACCCAAACTGAGAATGAAAGCAACCAATGCATAAGTGTCATCAGGTGTTAATGAACGCGGCGCATTCCAAGGCATTGCACGATAGATGTAGTCCCACAAAGTAGAAACTGTAGGCACCTTCATTAAGGTTGTGCGCTGCGGCTGCTTCATATCTGATAACGAAGCAACACGACCCGTTTTCACATCATCTTTGGTTGTTCCACCAGCGATCGGTGTAAAGATCTCATTGGACTCACCAAACGTTCCATGACAGCTGGCACACTTAGCCTCCCAAATTTCCTGACCTTTTTGAACCGAACCAGATCCTTTTGGTAGACCCTTAAAATCCGGACGAACATCGATATCCCATGCCGCTACTTCAGCCATCGTTGCATGACGACCAATACCTGGGTATTTAGCAGAATCTGATTGCGCAATCGCACTGTGAGCGCCTAAAACTAAAAGCGCTGCAAAACCAATGCGAGCAGTTAATTTATCCAACTTGTACATTGCTGACCTCGCCATTTGAATCTAATTTCCAGGATTGAATTGCATTGTTGTGATAGATCGATCTTGTACCGCGCACATCACGCAACTTTTTGATGGTTGGCTGAATATAGCCTGTATCGTCCATCGCTCTCGACTGCAAGATGGCAGGAGAGCCATCCCACACCCAGTCAATATTAAAGCGGGTAATAGACTTATCTAAAATCGGCGTTTCAAGGCGAGCAGTGCGCCAGTTGTTGCCACCATCGAATGAAACATCAACACGCTTGATTTTGCCGCGACCAGACCAAGCCATACCGCTAACGTTATAGAAACCTTTATCAAGCAACTGCTGACCACCAGATGGAGTGGTAATTACAGATTTACATTCTTGAATAGAAGCATATTGACGGTGCATACCATCAGGCATGAGCTCGATATAGTGCACAGCTTCGTCCTTAGCATTCCAAGGCATATCGCCAACTTCTAAACGACGCAACCATTTAACCCAGCTCACACCCTGAACACCCGGTACAACTAAACGTAATGGGAAGCCATTCTCAGGACGCAACATCTCGCCATTCATCGACCAAGCAACAATGGTGTCATTGAGACAGCTCTCAAGATTGATAGTACGAGTCATGCCTGAGCCATCACCACCCTCGGCCAACATGTACTTGCCCTTTTTCAGATCTGCTCCACATTCTTCGAGGAGGACCTTTAATGGAACGCCAGTAAATTCGCAGCATGAGAGCATGCCATGGGTGTACTGAACTGTTGGAACAGCAACGTTACCCCACTCAAGACCAGTATTGGCGCCGCACTCGATAAAGTGTGTGCGAGATACTGAAGGCATTCTCATCAAATCACTCATGGTGAACACGCGAGCATTTTTCACCATACCATTCACCATCAAACGATGGGTCTCTGGGTTCAAGTTGTACCAACCTTGATGGTGGCGCTCAAAATGTAAGCCGTTTGGAGTAATCGTACCGAAGAGGCCTTGCAATGGTGTAAACGCTACAGAAGCAGCAGAAACACGTGTCAAACCAGGTGATTCGCGGCGAATCAAATTGGATTCGTAAATAGAAGGAATACCGTATGGCATCGTTGCAACGTTTTTACCCAGGGTAGTTTGCCAAGGTTGCTTTTCCAAAATCGCTGGGTCACCTTCAACTGCAGCCATAGCCAATGGAGCGGACAGGCCGGCTGCGGCACCACCAATTGCCGACATGAAGCCCTTGCGCAAGAATCCACGGCGCTTCTCATCAAGACCATTTGCGTTAATGTCAGCAATCAACTCTTGAGAAACAAAGTGTTCCGGCGCTTTTACTAAGCGAGCACGATCACGTGGTTTCTCAATCGCGCTGATATCTTGTGCGCTGATTTCAATCTGTTTATTAGTCATTTAAATCCTGCTTGTTAAAAAAGTATCGCTATCAAAAAAATTAATGCAAACCTTGAGCCAACCGACTGCAAACCATTTGACACATTTCAACCGTGTCATTGTCAGCAATCGAGTAGTAAACAGCTACTCCTTGCTTACGTCTATTTAAAATACCTGCTTTAAAAAGTGCTACTAAATGCCGAGAAACATTAGCTTGACTGGAACCGCACAGCTCGATTACTTCGGAAACTGTTTTCTCGCCAGTACAAACAGCGTACATAATGCGCAAACGGGTAGGCTCAGAAAGGACGCCAAAATATCCTGCCATGGTGCTAAACAGGTTCTCCATTTGTTTTGGAGTAAGGTTTTTGACAGCCTTCTGGACTTGAATTTTGCTTTTCACGTGTACTTTTAAATATCTTAAAGCGTGCATTATATGCGCGAACACGCATATTTGACACCCAAGCCCTTACAGCTCCAATAGTGGGATACCCTATGCTGTTGAGGCAATACAATTTGCCTATGGATACGGATGCAATTTTTCTCTCGCTCAAGCTAGCTTTTTGGACGGTTGCCCTCATGCTGCCGCTTGGTATCTGGGTCGCCTATCAACTCATTAAGCTAGATAAATCTCGCCCATGGGCAGAAGCATTATTGGCCTTACCGTTAGTTTTACCCCCTACCGTCCTGGGTTATTACTTTTTGCTTACCTTTAGTGGGAAGACTTTTCTTGGCATTCCGCTAGTATTTTCATTCACCGGGATCTTGGTAGCCTCCTTGATTGTGAACATCCCCTTTGCCATTCAGCCCATCCAGAGAGCATTTGAGGCAATTAACCCCGAAATTCGCGAGGCAGCCCAAGTAAGCGGTCTTAGTAAATGGCAAATTTTTAGGCTTATTGACCTGCCCTTAAGCTGGAGAGGCATCACTGGCGCAGCTGCTCTCACATTTGCCCATACCTTGGGTGAGTTTG is part of the Polynucleobacter sp. es-EL-1 genome and harbors:
- the soxA gene encoding sulfur oxidation c-type cytochrome SoxA; amino-acid sequence: MKTRILYGVIIGIFVALQGCSAPTKNEASASAPAGGAPTDEIEKYRAMLADGNPADLYEAAGEDIWKKPMGPKNVSLQKCDLGMGPGVVKGAYTQLPKYFKDTNQVQDLESRLITCMSKLQGYDANEIIKAGFSKGKRKDLEAVVAYVVAESKGMPINVVAKHPKEKQAYQMGKESFFYQGGPMDFSCASCHASNGKRIRLQDLPNLTVEKGAALGWGYWPAYRVSSGTFWTMQRRLNDCYRQQRFPEPIYISEDTIAVSMYMAVNAKGGTMNAPGLKR
- the soxZ gene encoding thiosulfate oxidation carrier complex protein SoxZ — protein: MADPMRVRAAESGGTVDVKILMKHDMESGQRKDASGKVIPAWFISTVKVTANGKDVFNGQFGPAVSKDPFLNFKYKGAKGDKIVVTWNDSKGDKRTDEATAS
- the soxY gene encoding thiosulfate oxidation carrier protein SoxY; protein product: MNEQRRSLMKYSAVFGLMASAGLISVAQAQEWDKAAFEGKGIDDVFKILGAGSPDKSSAVTLNAPDIAENGAVVPVGITATVKAEQMAILVEKNPSSLAAQFFIPAGTDSFVTTRIKMGQTSNVYGLVKADGKWLMTVKEVKVTLGGCGG
- a CDS encoding c-type cytochrome, producing MYKLDKLTARIGFAALLVLGAHSAIAQSDSAKYPGIGRHATMAEVAAWDIDVRPDFKGLPKGSGSVQKGQEIWEAKCASCHGTFGESNEIFTPIAGGTTKDDVKTGRVASLSDMKQPQRTTLMKVPTVSTLWDYIYRAMPWNAPRSLTPDDTYALVAFILSLGEIVPDNFVLSNTNIAEVKMPNRNGMTTKHGFWNVTGKPDVNGSSCMKNCVQFVQIGSTLPDFARNAHDNIADQNRMYGPYRGADTTKPPLAKLPGPTGEGLKHAADTQSSAKKGPAALFQSENCAACHAPNAKLVGPSIADISKKYEGQKGAVEQLMAKVKAGGAGVWGSIPMPPQAQLSDEDRKTLVVWMLSGGK
- the soxC gene encoding sulfite dehydrogenase, producing MTNKQIEISAQDISAIEKPRDRARLVKAPEHFVSQELIADINANGLDEKRRGFLRKGFMSAIGGAAAGLSAPLAMAAVEGDPAILEKQPWQTTLGKNVATMPYGIPSIYESNLIRRESPGLTRVSAASVAFTPLQGLFGTITPNGLHFERHHQGWYNLNPETHRLMVNGMVKNARVFTMSDLMRMPSVSRTHFIECGANTGLEWGNVAVPTVQYTHGMLSCCEFTGVPLKVLLEECGADLKKGKYMLAEGGDGSGMTRTINLESCLNDTIVAWSMNGEMLRPENGFPLRLVVPGVQGVSWVKWLRRLEVGDMPWNAKDEAVHYIELMPDGMHRQYASIQECKSVITTPSGGQQLLDKGFYNVSGMAWSGRGKIKRVDVSFDGGNNWRTARLETPILDKSITRFNIDWVWDGSPAILQSRAMDDTGYIQPTIKKLRDVRGTRSIYHNNAIQSWKLDSNGEVSNVQVG
- a CDS encoding metalloregulator ArsR/SmtB family transcription factor; protein product: MKSKIQVQKAVKNLTPKQMENLFSTMAGYFGVLSEPTRLRIMYAVCTGEKTVSEVIELCGSSQANVSRHLVALFKAGILNRRKQGVAVYYSIADNDTVEMCQMVCSRLAQGLH
- the modB gene encoding molybdate ABC transporter permease subunit; amino-acid sequence: MDTDAIFLSLKLAFWTVALMLPLGIWVAYQLIKLDKSRPWAEALLALPLVLPPTVLGYYFLLTFSGKTFLGIPLVFSFTGILVASLIVNIPFAIQPIQRAFEAINPEIREAAQVSGLSKWQIFRLIDLPLSWRGITGAAALTFAHTLGEFGVILMVGGAIPGETKTASIAIYDKVQAFDTTGAGSLSLFLLGISLLAIGISYGVFGRRSAHRGPK